From Paenibacillus sp. GP183, one genomic window encodes:
- a CDS encoding NAD(P)-binding domain-containing protein: protein MKRIGFIGLGTMGKPMAANLIRKGYSVTVYNRTAEKAEELARLGASIALTPAEAVRNSDVLITMLSDDKVLLDTFYSEHGILSGIHPALTMIDCSTVAPQTSQRLSEELANHFVDFLDAPVTGSSPAAEAGTLAFMVGGSKEIFDEQADIFAALGSKMLYVGPSGAGSYAKIAHNAMVGINAIGLAEGLSIATKAGIDPAVFLEIVKSGGANSRQAELKGEKIINRDFSNQFSLKLMLKDMLLASDLTARFQLPAPMLHNATSMFQMGLSKGLGEEDLSSVIQIYEEWMQQLVLRRTEAAAAMDNKPASPLSGRERRRDTRVMLGIKLLLSVYQWEQVGAFSGQNIEGTLFDLSESGLQITSKFPLAPDMFVVIHFPKDADLPPITAKVIRIVSKGNEFQYGCMLSGLPPYVRIKLEKYIEAHIDSAI, encoded by the coding sequence ATGAAACGAATCGGATTTATCGGGCTTGGCACTATGGGTAAACCTATGGCGGCAAACCTGATTCGTAAAGGATATTCAGTGACTGTATACAATCGAACTGCCGAAAAAGCGGAAGAGTTAGCGCGTTTAGGCGCAAGCATAGCCCTCACACCGGCAGAAGCAGTACGGAACTCAGATGTATTAATTACAATGCTCAGCGATGACAAGGTCCTGCTGGACACCTTTTACAGTGAACATGGAATTCTCAGCGGCATCCATCCGGCGCTGACCATGATCGATTGCAGCACAGTGGCTCCTCAAACAAGCCAGCGTCTCAGCGAAGAATTGGCCAACCATTTTGTGGATTTTCTGGATGCCCCGGTAACGGGCAGCTCGCCGGCTGCTGAAGCTGGAACCCTTGCCTTCATGGTAGGCGGAAGTAAAGAGATTTTTGATGAGCAAGCCGATATATTTGCCGCACTCGGCAGCAAAATGCTGTATGTGGGCCCATCCGGAGCCGGTTCCTATGCCAAAATAGCCCATAACGCTATGGTTGGAATCAACGCTATTGGTTTGGCTGAAGGCTTGTCGATCGCAACCAAAGCGGGCATCGATCCGGCCGTCTTCCTTGAGATCGTTAAGTCCGGCGGCGCAAACAGCAGACAAGCCGAGCTAAAGGGCGAAAAAATCATTAATCGTGATTTCAGCAATCAGTTCTCTCTGAAGCTCATGCTGAAGGATATGCTGCTTGCTTCCGATCTGACGGCACGATTCCAACTTCCTGCCCCCATGCTGCACAATGCTACAAGTATGTTCCAAATGGGGCTCAGCAAAGGGCTCGGCGAGGAAGATCTGAGCTCCGTTATCCAAATCTATGAGGAATGGATGCAGCAGCTGGTATTAAGACGCACCGAAGCAGCAGCAGCTATGGACAACAAGCCCGCATCTCCTTTGTCCGGCCGTGAACGCCGCCGCGATACTCGTGTGATGCTGGGCATCAAGCTCCTTCTCTCGGTTTATCAATGGGAACAAGTAGGAGCCTTCTCCGGCCAAAATATTGAAGGCACGCTGTTTGACTTATCCGAAAGCGGATTACAGATCACTTCCAAATTCCCCTTGGCTCCGGATATGTTCGTCGTGATTCACTTTCCGAAGGACGCGGACCTGCCGCCCATCACCGCAAAAGTCATTCGGATCGTCTCCAAGGGCAATGAATTCCAATACGGATGTATGCTTTCCGGCCTGCCGCCTTATGTGCGGATTAAACTGGAGAAGTATATTGAAGCTCATATTGACAGCGCCATCTGA
- a CDS encoding glucose-6-phosphate isomerase — translation MSKKLQFDYSKALSFLAQHEVDYLADPVRLAHDQLHNGSGAGSDYLGWIDLPVNYDKEEFSRIQTAAKQIQSDSDALVVIGIGGSYLGARAAIEMLSHSFYNLLPQDKRKTPAIYFVGNNISSTYVTHLLQLLEGKDFSVNVISKSGTTTEPAIAFRIFRELLEKKYGKEAARKRIYATTDKEKGALKKLANEEGYESFIIPDDVGGRYSVLTAVGLLPIAAAGIDIETMMKGAADARSDFSNPDLKQNLSYQYAAVRNALYRKGKTVEILVNYEPALHFVSEWWKQLYGESEGKDNKGIFPASVDFTTDLHSMGQFVQEGNRILFETVILVDQAAEQITIGTDPDNLDGLNFLSGKTMDFVNKKAFEGTMLAHSDGGVPNLIVTIPDTSPYTFGYMAYFFEKACGISGYLLGVNPFDQPGVEAYKKNMFALLGKPGFEVEKAKLEARLNK, via the coding sequence ATGAGTAAAAAATTACAGTTTGATTACAGCAAAGCCCTTTCCTTTCTAGCCCAGCACGAGGTGGATTATTTAGCCGATCCGGTACGCCTTGCCCATGACCAGCTGCATAATGGAAGCGGAGCAGGCTCCGATTACCTCGGGTGGATAGATCTTCCCGTGAATTACGATAAAGAAGAATTCTCACGCATTCAAACAGCCGCCAAACAGATTCAATCGGATTCGGACGCACTGGTCGTGATCGGCATCGGCGGCTCTTACCTAGGAGCAAGAGCGGCTATAGAGATGCTGTCCCATTCCTTCTACAACCTGCTGCCTCAAGACAAACGCAAAACGCCTGCGATTTATTTTGTCGGCAATAATATCAGCTCTACATACGTAACTCATCTGCTTCAATTGCTCGAGGGCAAGGATTTCTCGGTCAATGTCATTTCCAAATCGGGAACGACGACGGAGCCTGCGATTGCTTTCCGGATTTTCCGTGAGCTGCTGGAGAAAAAATACGGCAAAGAAGCAGCACGCAAGCGAATTTACGCGACAACCGACAAAGAAAAGGGCGCCCTCAAGAAGCTTGCCAATGAAGAAGGGTATGAGTCCTTTATCATCCCTGATGATGTAGGAGGACGTTATTCTGTCCTGACTGCAGTAGGTCTGCTCCCCATTGCTGCGGCAGGTATCGATATCGAAACCATGATGAAAGGCGCTGCAGACGCTAGGTCTGATTTCTCGAATCCGGATCTGAAGCAAAATCTCAGTTATCAGTATGCAGCAGTCCGTAACGCGCTTTACCGCAAGGGGAAGACGGTTGAGATCCTGGTCAATTATGAGCCTGCGCTGCATTTCGTTTCCGAATGGTGGAAGCAGCTGTACGGCGAAAGCGAAGGAAAAGATAATAAAGGTATTTTTCCGGCTTCCGTTGATTTTACGACAGACCTCCATTCCATGGGCCAATTTGTCCAAGAGGGCAATCGCATCTTGTTTGAAACCGTCATTTTGGTGGATCAAGCCGCCGAACAGATTACGATTGGAACCGATCCGGACAATCTGGACGGACTTAATTTTCTCAGCGGCAAGACGATGGATTTTGTTAATAAAAAAGCGTTCGAAGGCACGATGCTGGCGCATTCCGACGGCGGTGTCCCGAACCTGATCGTGACGATTCCGGATACTTCACCGTATACATTCGGGTATATGGCCTATTTTTTTGAAAAAGCCTGCGGCATCAGCGGTTATCTGCTTGGTGTGAATCCCTTTGATCAGCCGGGTGTGGAAGCTTACAAAAAAAACATGTTTGCCCTGTTAGGTAAACCCGGATTTGAAGTGGAAAAAGCGAAGCTTGAGGCTCGTCTTAACAAATAA
- the tkt gene encoding transketolase, translating to MTVTNKSIEELAINTIRTLGMDAVEKAKSGHPGIVMGAAPMAYVLWAQQMKHNPANPKWINRDRFVLSAGHGSMLLYSLLHLCGYDLPIEEIKNFRQWGSKTPGHPEFGHTAGVDATTGPLGQGVGMAVGMAMAEAHLRATYNKDNFPVIDHYTFALCGDGDMMEGVSSEAVSLAAHLQLGKLIMLYDSNDISLDGELNKSFSESVQKRFEAYGWQVIRVEEQNDLSAIGQAIEKAKAETKRPTLIEVKTTIGYGSPNKGGKGGHVGPHGSPLGADEIKLTKKFYGWPEEPDFFVPDEVRAHFSIIKEKGIDSEEAWSKMLADYIEIYPELGEQFSMAVSGELPSGWDSELPVYSTSDKPLATRAASGNAINAIAGHLPQLFGGSADLASSNNTMIKGDADFTPDNYAGRNIWFGVREFGMGTALNGMSLHGGLRVFGATFFVFTDYLRPSIRLAAIMNQPVIYVFTHDSIAVGEDGPTHEPIEQLPALRVIPGITVIRPADANETSEAWRYVLSHQDGPYALILTRQNLPILEGSAEKAKANLGKGAYVISDADNGQPDAQILATGSEVQLAIAAQKLLKEEGIHVRVVSMPSLELFEKQTQAYKDSVILPKVKKRLAVEMAQPLGWERYVGDQGSTLGITTFGASAPGDIIIKEYGFTPENVAAKVKALLS from the coding sequence ATGACTGTGACGAATAAATCCATCGAGGAACTCGCGATCAATACGATTCGCACACTGGGCATGGATGCCGTAGAGAAAGCAAAATCAGGCCACCCGGGTATTGTCATGGGGGCAGCTCCAATGGCGTATGTTTTATGGGCTCAGCAAATGAAGCACAATCCGGCCAATCCCAAATGGATCAATCGCGACCGTTTTGTTCTTTCTGCCGGACATGGTTCCATGCTGCTCTACAGCTTGCTGCACCTTTGCGGCTACGATTTGCCTATTGAAGAAATCAAAAATTTCCGTCAGTGGGGGAGCAAGACTCCAGGCCATCCGGAATTTGGACATACCGCGGGCGTCGATGCTACAACCGGACCTCTCGGTCAAGGCGTAGGTATGGCGGTGGGCATGGCTATGGCGGAAGCGCACCTCAGAGCAACCTACAATAAAGACAATTTCCCAGTAATCGACCACTATACATTCGCGCTTTGCGGCGACGGCGATATGATGGAGGGCGTTTCCTCCGAGGCTGTCTCTTTGGCTGCGCATCTGCAGCTCGGCAAATTAATCATGCTTTACGATTCCAACGATATCTCCCTGGACGGAGAGCTGAATAAATCCTTCTCCGAAAGTGTGCAAAAGCGCTTTGAAGCCTATGGCTGGCAAGTGATTCGCGTTGAAGAGCAAAATGATCTGTCGGCTATCGGCCAAGCCATCGAGAAAGCTAAAGCAGAAACAAAGCGTCCGACCTTGATCGAAGTGAAAACGACGATCGGTTACGGCAGCCCGAACAAAGGCGGCAAAGGCGGACATGTGGGACCTCACGGTTCCCCGCTTGGAGCCGACGAGATTAAATTGACCAAGAAATTCTACGGATGGCCCGAAGAACCGGACTTTTTTGTACCGGACGAAGTGAGGGCTCATTTCAGTATCATTAAAGAAAAAGGCATCGACTCCGAGGAAGCCTGGAGCAAAATGCTCGCAGATTATATCGAGATTTACCCTGAGCTCGGCGAGCAGTTCAGTATGGCTGTTAGCGGAGAGCTTCCTTCGGGCTGGGACTCAGAGCTTCCTGTGTACTCCACCTCGGATAAGCCGCTTGCGACACGGGCTGCGTCCGGTAACGCGATCAATGCGATCGCGGGGCATCTGCCGCAATTATTCGGCGGATCAGCGGACCTGGCGAGCTCCAATAACACCATGATTAAAGGTGATGCCGACTTTACCCCGGATAATTACGCCGGCCGCAATATTTGGTTCGGTGTCCGTGAATTCGGAATGGGTACAGCACTCAATGGGATGAGTCTTCATGGCGGTTTAAGGGTATTCGGAGCTACCTTCTTCGTATTCACCGATTACCTTCGTCCATCTATTCGCTTAGCCGCTATCATGAATCAACCGGTGATTTATGTATTTACGCATGACAGCATCGCTGTAGGCGAGGACGGCCCTACACATGAGCCAATTGAGCAGCTGCCTGCACTGCGCGTAATTCCAGGCATCACTGTGATTCGTCCCGCTGACGCGAATGAGACGTCCGAAGCTTGGCGCTATGTGCTTTCGCATCAAGACGGCCCTTACGCACTGATTCTTACCCGCCAAAACCTGCCGATTCTCGAAGGCTCGGCGGAGAAGGCCAAAGCCAATCTGGGCAAAGGCGCTTATGTGATCTCGGATGCCGACAATGGCCAGCCTGACGCTCAAATTTTGGCTACCGGCTCCGAAGTCCAGCTCGCAATTGCCGCGCAAAAATTGCTTAAAGAAGAAGGCATTCATGTGCGTGTCGTGAGTATGCCAAGTCTGGAGTTGTTTGAGAAGCAAACTCAAGCTTACAAAGATTCCGTCATTCTGCCGAAGGTGAAGAAGCGTCTTGCTGTGGAGATGGCGCAGCCGCTGGGTTGGGAACGCTATGTGGGAGATCAGGGTTCGACCCTTGGAATTACTACATTCGGAGCTTCAGCCCCTGGGGATATAATCATTAAGGAATATGGTTTCACGCCTGAGAACGTAGCTGCAAAGGTAAAAGCTTTACTTTCATAG
- a CDS encoding DUF1697 domain-containing protein has product MKTHVALLRGINVSGKKMVKMEHLRGIFESLDYQNVKTYIQSGNVIFDTKKEAAELICDKIEKELARVLGFDVPVIIRTLEELEDSIKNNPFEGADSSEKDGYTTFLSSKPSDQAIDKIAAYKSDTDELRIVNREVYLLCRHKGYGETIYSNTFLEKKLGVSATTRNWKTINAIINMANN; this is encoded by the coding sequence ATGAAAACTCATGTAGCCTTGTTGCGTGGAATCAATGTCAGCGGAAAAAAGATGGTTAAAATGGAGCATTTGAGAGGCATCTTTGAGAGTCTGGACTATCAAAATGTAAAAACGTATATTCAATCCGGTAATGTGATTTTTGACACGAAGAAAGAGGCAGCCGAGCTTATTTGCGATAAAATTGAAAAGGAGCTGGCGAGGGTTCTCGGGTTTGACGTCCCTGTGATTATCAGGACGCTTGAGGAGCTTGAGGACAGCATAAAAAATAATCCATTTGAGGGTGCAGACTCTTCGGAAAAAGACGGGTACACCACATTTTTATCGAGCAAACCTTCGGATCAAGCCATAGACAAAATAGCTGCATACAAAAGTGACACAGATGAGCTGCGAATTGTGAATCGTGAAGTTTATCTGTTATGCCGGCATAAAGGTTATGGAGAAACTATATATTCCAATACTTTTCTCGAAAAAAAGCTCGGAGTGTCAGCAACAACGCGCAATTGGAAAACAATTAATGCCATTATTAATATGGCTAATAATTAG
- a CDS encoding pyrimidine/purine nucleoside phosphorylase: MSSFENVTVVTKANVYFDGKVTSRTVLFADGTKKTLGILMPGEYEFGTDSKEIMEIQSGELKVSLPGSNEWISIQGTGEFTVPANSKFKLDVQTVSDYICSYIHE; encoded by the coding sequence ATGTCCAGTTTTGAAAATGTTACAGTTGTCACGAAGGCCAATGTTTACTTTGATGGAAAAGTAACTAGCCGCACCGTATTGTTCGCGGATGGCACGAAAAAAACATTAGGCATACTTATGCCTGGCGAATATGAATTCGGCACCGATTCCAAAGAAATCATGGAAATTCAATCAGGCGAGCTGAAGGTATCGCTTCCAGGCTCTAATGAATGGATTTCCATCCAGGGTACTGGCGAGTTCACGGTTCCGGCGAACTCGAAGTTTAAACTGGACGTGCAAACCGTCAGCGATTATATCTGCTCCTATATTCACGAATAA